The nucleotide window CCACCAAATGGAGGAAACATGACTAGTCTTTGCAAACACATTTGCCAACTTTTCCAAGTTGGACAGACACCAGAGAAGAACGATGCTGCTGCAGTAGCATTGCAGAAAGCTCTGGCTAAGTTCGCAACTGATGAGTTAGAACCGGGTGAAGTTGATGAACAAGCATTGTGGCGTAAACCGATTGAACGCAGACCAGGGAATGCTAAAAGTGCAAGGGTAGCAAAGGTGATACCCGATAATGGTCAAGTAGGGGAGTTGTAGGGGAGTTGTAGGGGTTTGTAGGGTTGCGCTAACCTACAAACCCCCAATAGGTTTGCAGCAGTCAAACTAACCAAACGACTGCTATGCAAACACCAATCATCCTGACAGACCCGGACGCACTCCGGGAGCTGATCCGCAGCACTCTATTGGAGTTGCTGCCCACCACGCCGCCAGCTACCAATTCGGTACCGCAGCTGATGACAATGGCCGAAACGTGCCGGGAGTT belongs to Hymenobacter sp. J193 and includes:
- a CDS encoding helix-turn-helix domain-containing protein, which gives rise to MQTPIILTDPDALRELIRSTLLELLPTTPPATNSVPQLMTMAETCREFGVSKTTLGEWRKNGIVPFVRLGRRVYFERARVLEAGRSHLRYQRKG